Proteins encoded together in one Telopea speciosissima isolate NSW1024214 ecotype Mountain lineage chromosome 6, Tspe_v1, whole genome shotgun sequence window:
- the LOC122665644 gene encoding uncharacterized protein LOC122665644, whose product MSRSWIDNSREPSFRVSTLYIQEVNNFLDYAFSNAAIGDEILCPCVKCINQLWKTRDEVFEHLICDGFLRSYTIWSFHGEDVSSHTPPLVSPILHDEGDMDDGTRNMLSEMWRRNVHEGHGDGATSEQTKGRSVEAEKFDQLLEDAEKELYPGSIKFTKLSFLIRLYHIKCLCKLSDKAFSMLLDLLKEAFPEPNSLPKTLYEAKKIVKDLGLTYNKIDACKNDCMLYWKEATNAKFCYKCGTSRYTSEDKKIPIKILRHFPLIPRLQRLYMSSKIASKTRWHQKQRTDDKRL is encoded by the coding sequence ATGTCTAGAAGTTGGATTGATAACTCAAGGGAACCATCTTTTAGGGTATCTACACTATACATACAGGAGGTCAACAATTTTCTAGACTATGCATTTTCTAATGCAGCTATAGGGGATGAGATCTTATGCCCATGTGTAAAGTGCATAAATCAATTATGGAAGACTCGAGACGAAGTCTTTGAACATCTGATATGTGATGGATTTTTAAGGAGTTATACAATTTGGAGTTTCCATGGGGAAGATGTATCTTCACACACACCTCCCCTTGTAAGTCCTATCCTACATGATGAAGGTGATATGGATGATGGAACACGTAACATGTTATCTGAGATGTGGAGAAGAAATGTacatgaaggacatggggatgGTGCCACCAGTGAACAAACAAAGGGGCGGAGTGTCGAGGCAGAGAAGTTTGATCAGTTGTTGGAAGATGCGGAGAAGGAGTTGTATCCAGGAAGCATTAAATTTACCAAGTTGTCATTCCTTATTCGGCTTTATCATATAAAATGCCTATGTAAGTTGAGCGACAAAGCATTCTCAATGTTGCTTGACTTATTGAAAGAGGCATTTCCTGAGCCGAATTCATTGCCGAAAACTTTGTACGAAgcaaaaaagattgtaaaggatTTGGGACTCACTTACAATAAGATTGATGCTTGTAAAAATGATTGTATGTTGTATTGGAAAGAGGCAACCAATGCTAAGTTTTGTTACAAATGTGGCACATCAAGATATACATCAGAGGACAAAAAAATCCCGATTAAGATATTACGTCATTTccctttgattccaaggttgcaAAGGTTATACATGTCGTCCAAAATCGCATCTAAAACGCGATGGCATCAAAAACAACGTACAGATGACAAGAGGTTATGA